From the genome of Natronolimnobius baerhuensis:
CCTCGCGAAACTCCCCGTTTTCGATGGCGTGATCGAGAATTGTGGTGACGTCGGCCTCCTCGAGGTCGTAGGCCCCGCTTGCGAGTGCTTCGACGGCGGTTCGGTCCATCGGGAGATCACGGTTGCGAAGCAGGCGAATGACCTTGCCGTAGGCCTGTGGCGGGCGGGGTTTGTCGGTGCTCGTGTCTGTGTCTGTTGCTGTCGCCGTCTCTGCGTCTCTTTCCGCAGTCGTGTCTGCATCCGTTTCCGTCGCTGTGTCCGTCTCCGATGCTGTCTCTCCCGTCGCACTGGTGTCAGTGTCGGTTTCATCGGCTGTCTCATCACTGCTCGAGTCTGTGTCGACTGTGTCGTCGGCATTGGGAGTCTCCTCAGTGGCGTCAAACGACGACACGGAGCCGCTTGTCGTGGACGGCTCATCGGTCGTCGCATCCACTGCCGCGTTGTCCGTCGCTGCGTCTCCATCGGCGGTAAACGTGATGCCGTCATCTGACTCGAGCGTTTCAGCCGACGCTGTCTGTGCTGGTGTGGTCTCGGTGTGCTCAGTGCTCGAGGCAGTCTCTCCAGCAGACTCAGTTGCTCCATTGGCCCCAGCGCGGGCGAGCAACGGCTCGAGGAGGTGCTCGAGGTGGTCCTTACAGTCCGAACAGAGGACGACGCGGCGCTGTTCGGCCTCGGTTGGCTCGAGTTCGGGTGAAAGGAGTTCGAACGTGCCGACTGCGGTTGCCTCACAGAATTCACAGGTCCGGAGTGCGCGCATGGCTGGTGATAGCACGCCGGCGTGTAAAAACGCACGTCAGACAGCGTGGGCGGGGACGGACTGACAACCACCGATAATTATACCCCCGCAGTCGTATATTCGCCAGCGAATCGCGAATGTTTGACGAAATTATGGAGAAGTTCGAGGGCTCGCCGAGTCAGCAGGCAGTGATTCGCCTGCTCTTAGAGCGGGGCTTCTCCGTCAACGACGACGGACGGGTCGTATCGGGCGGAATCGAGATTCCGAACACCGGAATCGCACGCGAGATCGACGTCGACCGGCGGGTCGTCGACTCGACGACCGACGCGATTCTCGAGGATCCCGAGTTGCGTCGGATCTTCCAGAACATCTCGCAGGTGCCGAGTCTGATGGATCTGGCACCGGTGTTGGATCTGACGGTGCTGTCGATTGCGGTCGATGACGCCGAGCGCGAGGGAATCGTCTCGCAGGTGACCGGCACGCTGGCGGACAACGGCATTTCGATCCGCCAGACAATCAGCGAGGACCCGGAGTTTACCGACGAACCGCGGCTGTATCTGGTCACTGATGAGAATCTGTCGGGCACTGTTATCACTGATCTCCGGGCGCTCGAGTTCGTCCGTAAAATCGAGATTCAGTAGTTAGGCCTCCTCGAGGACAGTCATGAGCGCGCTTGTGAGCTCTTCGAATCGGTCCATCGACATGCTGTCCGTCGTCACCCAGACGCCGTGGTCGCCCCGGATTACCCGAGAGAGATAGCCGTTTTCGAACATCCGGACCGTCGCTTCGTAGTCGCCGAGTTGGGTCTTTCTGTAGGCTGATTGCGAGTGAAATCCGCGACGTTCGTGTTCGGCAAACCCGACGAGGTCTGCGGTTTGCTCGAGGTCTGACCGAAGGTAGAGCTGTTCGACGTCGTTGTCAGTGAAGTAGGTGATACTGCGAAGTTCGTCGCCGACCGTGGTTCGACAGATCGACTGCAGTTCGTCTGCGAGTTCGGGATCAATCGCATCGCCGTCCATGATGTATGCTATCTCCTGGCGTGGTAATAACGTGTGGGGTCGCCTCGTCGACGACCGACGGTCTCTTTTCGCGGCCACGCGTAGGGAACTCATGGTCATCGCGCGGGCAGCAAGAGGTGTGCGACCGTGAGTCGGACGTTCGAGACGATTGCTGAGCCCGCCACCGCCGAGTTCGTCGTCCAGGGCTCGGAGTTTATCGGCCACGCCCGCCCCGTCGAGTCGGTCGAGGCCGCGGAAGCGTTCGTCGACCGGGTCAGCGAGGAGTACGCCGACGCGACTCACAACGTCCCCGCCTACCGCGTTCGGGCCGACCCCGACGGCGAGTTTCTGCGGGAATACTCGAGCGACGACGGCGAACCGTCCGGATCGGCGGGGAAACCGGCGCTGAACGTCCTCACACAACAGAATATCGAGAACTGTGTGGTCGTCGTCACGCGCTACTACGGCGGCACGAACCTCGGCGTCGGCGGCCTCGTTCGGGCGTACTCGCAGGCGGTCAAAGACGCGGTCGACGCGGCCGGCATCGTCGAAGAGCGTCCACACGAGCAGGTTCGGGCAACCGTGGCGTACGACGACTCCGGAACGGTTCGGGGCATTCTCGAGAGCGAGGGCTACGAGTTTGATGCCGCTTACGAGGCGGACGTGTCCTTCGATGTCCGCGTCCCGATTGCCGATGCTGCGGCGCTCCGAGATCGGCTTCGAAGTGCGACGAGCGGCCGTGTCGACCTCGAGTGACGACTCGCGGCACGACTCGTCACGCTACACCACGCGCACGTCTCGAGAGAGTTGTCCCTCGATCACCGAGAGCACGTCTTTGGGGTCCTCGAGGGTACCCTGATCGAATCGCACGTCGAAGAAGCCACGCTCGAGGACGAGTTCGCCATCGCGCAGGCGGACGTGATCGACGTCGTCCCACGAGACGAGGGTGGCGCTGTAGGGCCGCTGTTTGACGAGCCCTGCCTCGTAGATTCGGATTTCGGGGTCGACGCCCGTGTCGCCGAGGCGAAATCGGCCCTCGATGAGGCCGCTTGTCGCCCAGAGTAGCCCAAGACCAGCCCAGATGAACGCGGAGAACCAGTCGCCGACGTACGCGTTCATCGCAGCCACCAGTGGCCACAGACCGAGCAGCAGCCAGTCGAGTGCCGGCGAGCGTGGCGGCTGCCAGCGGGCAGTTGCGAGCGCCTTGCTGCTTACAGTTGCCGCGACAGCGCGGGTCCGGGCTACGCTCGAGAGCCACTGGCCGGCGAGGACGATCCCAAATGCGGATGCAATCGCGGCGAGTCCGGTCTGACTCCCAACGGAGCCGAAAATCGCAGCGAACGTAATGGCCACAAACGGTGCTGCGAGTCCGACGACCGCGCCGCGGCGGTATCGCGTGCGACCGATGTGGATCGGCAGTGTGGGGACTCGACTCGAGGCAACGCCACCGGCGGCGGCTCCGGCTACGAACCCGGCGAGTGTCGCACCGAGAAGAACGAGTGCGGAGGTGTTCGCCGCGACGGCTGCTGTCAGCGCGAGTGCTGCGACAACCACGCCTACGTAGCCAGCGACGGCGCGGTGAACCGTCGTATCCGACAGATCGGTGGCGTCGGCTGCGTGGGGACCCGCTCCGGACGCACTGGAGGACATACGGGTTGATTCGATTTCCGCTGTAAAAATTGTATTGCTGTTGAAGGGTTACCCCTCGCTCGTTGCTGGCGTCGTGAACTCGGCGTCGGTCTCGAGTGCGCGCTCGCGGTTGCGCTGGGTGAGTCCGACGAGCATGACGAGGCCGACAGCCCGCAATCCGGCGGTCACCGAGAAGATCGTCAGCATGGACGGGATTCCGAACAGGCCGAGGATCGCCTCCGTGATGAGCAGCGGGATTTCGGGGACCATCAGGAAGATCGAGGACAGCGTATAGAGGATTCGCTCGAGGCTCGTTACCTTCGCGTACTGGTAGCCGATGATGGTCGCGCCGAGTGCGTAGACGCCGAGGAACATGCCGGCGACGGGGATCACGACCTCGGGGACGAAGAAGCCGAGTTCGGCGACGTCTGCCCAGCCGATGATCCACCAGTCGTCGCCGGACACTCGAATAAGGAGGATGCCTGGCGAGAAGACGAACGCGAACGGAACGAGGACCTTGTTCAGCGAGAGCATGAACGCGATGATCGCGGTTTGCATCTCGTCAGCTTTGGCGACGCCGGCACCGGCGAACGCGGCGACGGCGACCGGCGGCGTTACGTCCGCCATCAGCCCGAAGTAGAGCACGAAGAGGTGACCCGCGAGAATTACGATCCCGGCGTCTTCGATTGGCCCGCCGAGCATCGCGATCAGGATGATGTACATCGCGGTCGTCGGCATCCCCATCCCGAAGATGATCGACGAAATACCCATCAGAACCAGCAACAAGAGCATCGAGTCGCCGCTGACCGCGCCGATGAGCGCCGCCAGGTTCGGCCCGAGCCCGGAGACGCTAATCACGCCGGGAACGACGCCCGCGGCGGCGACGGCGACGACGACCGTCGTCGCGGTTCGTGCACCCGAATCCATCGACGTCAGGACGAACGTCCCGAAGCGGTACGCCGAGTTCCCCGCGAGCGTCGGCCGGCCGAGTTTCGAGGCAGTGTGTTCGGCCGTGTCGTCGACCTCGTCGTCGAGTTCCAACAGTGGCGACGCAGCGCGCGGCCGAGCCAGAATAAACGCGAGACTGACGAGGATCGCAATCGTCCCGAGATCGGACGCTGCAGCGAACGCGGCGTCCTCGAGCGGGTAGGGCGTGCCAGCGGCCTCGAGTCCGGCAGCGACCTGAATCGCATGGACGAGGCCGCCACCGGTGGTTGCGAACGCGCCAGCCTGTGCGAGGGTGAGGCCGGCAATCGTCGCGAACAGCGGAATTCTCGTCTGTCTGTCGTAGGCGGTGACGACTGCTATCAGGGCGATGACTGCCACGATGGTGAACCAGCCAGCCCGGTTGACCGAGAACCGGGCGATCACGAGGAAGTACAGCAAGAGGACGATTGGTATCAGGTAGAACCAGCCCTCACGGATGCTCGAGCGCATATCGGGGAGTTCGCTCCGCGGCAGTCCACCAATTCCGCCGCGGACGGCCTCGAAGTGGACCATCACCCACATGCCGAAGAAGAAGGCGATGGCCGGGAGCGTCGCGGCGATGATCACGTCGGCGTACGGCGTGCCCGTAAACTCCATGATCAAGAACGCGGCGGCCCCCATCACCGGCGGGAGCATCTGCCCGCCAGAGGACGAGGAGGATTCGACCGCGCCGGAGAACTCCGGCGAGTAGCCCGAGCGCTTCATTAAGGGGATCGTAAACGCGCCCGTCGTGACCGTGTTCGCGATTGAAGAGCCCGAGAGCATCCCCATGAACCCGCTCGAGACGGTGCTGGCTTTCGCGGGGCCGCCCTTTCGCGTCCCGGTCAGCGAGTAGGCCAGATCGATGAACCACTTGCCAGCGCCGCTCATCTCGAGGAACGCGCCAAAGAGGATGAAGATGTAGATAAAGCGGACGCTGACGGTGACGGGCGTACTCATCACGCCCGCTTCGACGGTGTACCAGAGGTTGTAGACGATGTTGCCCCACGATTCGGGCTGGATCGAGAGCGCGCCGATAACGGAGTCTCGCGGGATGAGATAACCCCAGTGAGCATAGACGATGAACGAGGCGACGAGCGCCATGAGAAACGGCCCGAGCGTCCGTCTGGTCGCCTCGAGCACGAGCAGCAATCCGAGGACGCCCATCAGGAAGGCATAGGAGGTTTCATCGAGTGGGATCCCGACTGTTGCGAGCGCCATGACGACCGGCTCGGTCCACGGGTAGACCTCCTGTATCGGTCGCGCCGCGTGGATGCCGAAGATCGGGATTTCGCGGATTTCGTCGAACTCGGTCATCGTGTAGTAGACCGGCAACAGTGCGAGGAACAGACAGCCGATGTCGATGGGCGTGATCCGGCTGAGCGACGGATCGATAGCCGCCCACCGGACGCCTGCGCGCACTCGCGCTGTTGCCCGCGTTATGGGATGTGTCGCTCCGAAGCGTCGTTCGACGGCGGGTTCGACCGCACCCAGCCGTCGCGCAACGAACCCAGTGCCCCGACTGGCCGGAAACAGCAAGAACGCAAGGACTAGCGCGAATGTCACGTGGAGTGCGTTTACCTGTAACTGCTGGAGCGAAATCGTCGTACTCTCGAGGCTCGCCTGGAGCGGCCACAGCGAGACATCCGAAATCGGCACCCAGAAGACGTAGCTCCGGGCGGCGATCCACATCTGGAACGCCGAGAACGTGATCCCGAGGAGGGCGACGATTACCGCCGCCGGCCCGCGGGGACTGCGCGTCCGCTCGACTTCCTGCAGGATCTCCTTTTGCTCTTCCTCGGAGAGTTCTTCGCTCGAGTGAATCGCCGTCTCTGCATCCGAGGTCGGTCCCGAGTCGCCACGTTCGTCTGTCTCGTCGTCCGTATCGCGCGTCTCGTCACTCATCGTGTATCATGGGTCCACTTCAGGTGCTCGAGGCCAGTTTTGCTGTTCGAGGCCGCAGTGTCTGTGACCGAGAGGACGACGGGGCCGTCGCTGCGCTCGACTAGATCGTATCGGTCGTCGCCGACGACGAGTTCGTGCCCGGCGATCTCCCCTGGGACGACGCCGAGGTCCTCGTAGCGTTCGTCCGAGGAGACGACGTAGCCCTCGTCGGTCTGCTCGATTGCTTCGTCCGAGGGCAGCCCAGCGCCGTGCGAGCGAAATACCATCCGATCCATTTGCAGCGTCGTCTCTTCGATGACGTAGACGTCCTCGATTGGCGTCTTCTCGACGCTGTGTGTGTACGCCAGTGTGACCTCGTCGCCGTCTTCGACCGGAATCTCGAGGAGGTTCTCGCCGGTCTCCGCGTCGGAGACGACGAGTGTCTGCCCGGCGGCTGTCGGCGCAACGACGGCTGCTGTGGCTCCGACGACCGCGAGTATGGCGATGGCGAGTCCCCAGCGTGTCAGTCGATCCACTGTGAATCCGGTCGTGTGAGTGCGTTCGGAGCGCTACTCGTCGAAGTAGGCCTGTGCACCCGGATGGAGGTCGATTGGCATCCCGTCCTGTGCCGAGTCGACGTCGATGAAGTCCTCTTTCTGGGTGACGTCGTCGGTGTTATCGAAGATCGCAGCGGTGACCTCCTCGACGATGTCCTCGTCGACGCCCTCGTGGGTCGCGATCATTGCCTGGACCGACACCGTCTCGACGTCGTCGTCGACGCCGTCGTATGTGCCGCCCGGAATCGTATCTTCGGCGAACCACTCGGCGTCGTCCATCACGTCGCCGCGCAGGTCCTCCGAGACCTCGACGAGCGCGATGTCTTCGGTCGTCGCCAACTCCTCGACGGAGCCAACCGGCCAGCCGCCGACGACGAACGCAGCGTCGACGTCACCGTCGCGAATCTGATCCGCTGCCGTGTCGAAGTCCGCATTTTGCTCGTCGAAGTCGTCCTCAGAGATCCCCGCCGTCTCGAGGATCTGCAAGGCGTTGACCTGCGTCCCGCTGCCGAGATCTCCGGTGTTGACCGTCTCTCCCTCGAGATCCTCGACCGTCTCGATACCCGAGTCCTCCTGAGTGATGATGTGGATCGTTTCGGGGTATAACGTCGCGACGCCGCGGATATTCTCCATTTCGTTGCCCTCGAACTCCTCGAGGCCGGTGCCGTTGTACGCGAAGTACGCGATGTCGTTCTGGATCAGCGCGAACTCGGCTTCCTCGCGATGGAGGCTGCCGACGTTCTCGACGCTGGCCCCGGTCGACTGGACCTGCAGCCCGTGGGGCGTGTGCTCCTCGACGATACTCTTGAAGTCACCCGACAGCGGGTAGTACGTGCCACCGGTGCCGCCGGCGTGCCAGGAGAGGACTTCCCCGCCTTCGTCAGGCTCGGCTTCCTCGAGGTCCTCTTCCTCTTCTTCCTCCTCGTCACCGTTGTCGTCGGGGTCGTCTTCGGCCGCGTCGTCGTCGCCGTTTCCATTGCCGTTTCCGTTGCCGTTCCCATCGTCCTCGGCGTCGTCACCAATACAACCAGCCAGGCTGGCGAACCCAACAGTCCCACCGACTGCGATGAATCGTCGTCTGTCAATCTGTCGCACCATGACGCACTATCACGAAGATTGTCGTCATAGTTACTCATATCATTGCTGTTGTTGGAAATATTTTGGTGACAATTACACAAACCTATCATAACCAACGATCTGCGTTGAATGTTATACGGCCGGCTTACGAGTCAACGCGCCAACACGGTGTTGGACTCCGCTATCTCCCTGAAGGCGGGCTGTTCGGGCAGCCAAACCCAGCCGATGCCGGTAGTAGGCCACCCGAACGTCTTTCTCGCCGCCCTCGGTACTGGTGATATGAA
Proteins encoded in this window:
- a CDS encoding DUF7522 family protein; translated protein: MDGDAIDPELADELQSICRTTVGDELRSITYFTDNDVEQLYLRSDLEQTADLVGFAEHERRGFHSQSAYRKTQLGDYEATVRMFENGYLSRVIRGDHGVWVTTDSMSMDRFEELTSALMTVLEEA
- a CDS encoding IMPACT family protein; this encodes MSRTFETIAEPATAEFVVQGSEFIGHARPVESVEAAEAFVDRVSEEYADATHNVPAYRVRADPDGEFLREYSSDDGEPSGSAGKPALNVLTQQNIENCVVVVTRYYGGTNLGVGGLVRAYSQAVKDAVDAAGIVEERPHEQVRATVAYDDSGTVRGILESEGYEFDAAYEADVSFDVRVPIADAAALRDRLRSATSGRVDLE
- a CDS encoding TRAP transporter permease, whose protein sequence is MSDETRDTDDETDERGDSGPTSDAETAIHSSEELSEEEQKEILQEVERTRSPRGPAAVIVALLGITFSAFQMWIAARSYVFWVPISDVSLWPLQASLESTTISLQQLQVNALHVTFALVLAFLLFPASRGTGFVARRLGAVEPAVERRFGATHPITRATARVRAGVRWAAIDPSLSRITPIDIGCLFLALLPVYYTMTEFDEIREIPIFGIHAARPIQEVYPWTEPVVMALATVGIPLDETSYAFLMGVLGLLLVLEATRRTLGPFLMALVASFIVYAHWGYLIPRDSVIGALSIQPESWGNIVYNLWYTVEAGVMSTPVTVSVRFIYIFILFGAFLEMSGAGKWFIDLAYSLTGTRKGGPAKASTVSSGFMGMLSGSSIANTVTTGAFTIPLMKRSGYSPEFSGAVESSSSSGGQMLPPVMGAAAFLIMEFTGTPYADVIIAATLPAIAFFFGMWVMVHFEAVRGGIGGLPRSELPDMRSSIREGWFYLIPIVLLLYFLVIARFSVNRAGWFTIVAVIALIAVVTAYDRQTRIPLFATIAGLTLAQAGAFATTGGGLVHAIQVAAGLEAAGTPYPLEDAAFAAASDLGTIAILVSLAFILARPRAASPLLELDDEVDDTAEHTASKLGRPTLAGNSAYRFGTFVLTSMDSGARTATTVVVAVAAAGVVPGVISVSGLGPNLAALIGAVSGDSMLLLLVLMGISSIIFGMGMPTTAMYIILIAMLGGPIEDAGIVILAGHLFVLYFGLMADVTPPVAVAAFAGAGVAKADEMQTAIIAFMLSLNKVLVPFAFVFSPGILLIRVSGDDWWIIGWADVAELGFFVPEVVIPVAGMFLGVYALGATIIGYQYAKVTSLERILYTLSSIFLMVPEIPLLITEAILGLFGIPSMLTIFSVTAGLRAVGLVMLVGLTQRNRERALETDAEFTTPATSEG
- a CDS encoding DUF1850 domain-containing protein; its protein translation is MDRLTRWGLAIAILAVVGATAAVVAPTAAGQTLVVSDAETGENLLEIPVEDGDEVTLAYTHSVEKTPIEDVYVIEETTLQMDRMVFRSHGAGLPSDEAIEQTDEGYVVSSDERYEDLGVVPGEIAGHELVVGDDRYDLVERSDGPVVLSVTDTAASNSKTGLEHLKWTHDTR
- a CDS encoding TAXI family TRAP transporter solute-binding subunit is translated as MVRQIDRRRFIAVGGTVGFASLAGCIGDDAEDDGNGNGNGNGNGDDDAAEDDPDDNGDEEEEEEEDLEEAEPDEGGEVLSWHAGGTGGTYYPLSGDFKSIVEEHTPHGLQVQSTGASVENVGSLHREEAEFALIQNDIAYFAYNGTGLEEFEGNEMENIRGVATLYPETIHIITQEDSGIETVEDLEGETVNTGDLGSGTQVNALQILETAGISEDDFDEQNADFDTAADQIRDGDVDAAFVVGGWPVGSVEELATTEDIALVEVSEDLRGDVMDDAEWFAEDTIPGGTYDGVDDDVETVSVQAMIATHEGVDEDIVEEVTAAIFDNTDDVTQKEDFIDVDSAQDGMPIDLHPGAQAYFDE